Below is a window of Nocardioides sp. S-1144 DNA.
CCGCGACCTGGCCGGTCGGCTCGATGGCGACCGTGACCACCCACGACCTCCCCACCGTGCCGGGGCTCTGGACCGGCAGCGACGTCGAGGACCAGCTGGCCTCCTCCACGATGGCCGAGGACGACGTCCGCGCCGGCCGGCAGGAGCTCCTGCAGCAGCTCCTCCGCGACGGGCTCAGCGAGGAGGCCACAGCCACCGAGGCGGTCGTCGAGGCCTACACCCAGCTCGGGCGGGCGCCGTCGCTGCTGGTCTCGCTCTCGCTCGAGGACGCCCTCGGCGAGGAGCGCCGCCCGAACGTGCCCGGCACGACGGCGCCCGCCCGGGCCAACTGGTCGATCCCGCTCCCCACCCCCGTCGACCGGCTCGACGACGCCCCCGGCCCCGCGACCCTCGTCGCCCTGGTCGACGGACGGCCGGACCCCGCGTAACCCGTCGCGGAGGTTGAGCGCCCACCGCCGGAGGTTGAGCAAGCGAGCGCCAGCGAGCGCCGACGAAACCGGAACCACCGGAGGTTGAGCAAGCGAGCCCCAGCGAGCGCCGACGAAACCGAACCCCACCACCTGTGGGACCGTCGGCCCGTGCCGAACCCGCCCGTCCCCACCCCGACCGTCGTCGTCGTCGGCTCGCTCAACGCCGACCTGCTCATCGACGTCGAGCGCCTCCCCCGCGCCGGGGAGACGGTGACGGCGCTGGCCACCGCCGTGGCCTGGGGCGGCAAGGGGGCCAACCAGGCCGTCGCCGCGGCCGGGGCTCGGCGCCCGGACGATCTTCGTCGGTGCCGTCGGACGGGACAGCCGTGGCACCGAGGCACTCGACGACCTGGCCCGGGCGGGCGTGGACACGACCGGCGTCGACCGGGTGGAGCAGCCGACCGGGACGGCCCACGTGCTGCGCGACGCCGCCGGCGAGAACCTCATCGTCGTCGTCCCGGGCGCCAACCACGCGCTCTCCGCCGACCACGTGCGCCACGCCCTGGAGCACCTCCACGTCGAGGACGCCGTCGTCGTCTCGAACCTCGAGGTCCCGGACGACGCCGTGCTCGCGGCCGCCACCGCCGCCGCCGGACGCGGCTGGCGCCTCGTGCTCAACCCCGGGCCCGCCCGGGTTCTGCCGCCGGAGCTCCTGGCCCTCGTCGCGGTGCTGACGCCGAACGCCGAGGAGGTGCTGCTCCTGGGCGCGGACTCGGTCGCGGACCTGCTGGCTGCCGGCACCGGTGCGGTCGTGGTGACCCGCGGGGCCGACGGCGTCGACGTCCACGACGGCGAGCGCGCCGGCGGCCCGCGGCGGCTCCCGGCGCTCCCGGTCGACGTCGTCGACACGGTCGGCGCCGGTGACGCGTTCACCGCGGGCCTGGCCGTGGCGCTCGCGTCCGGCGCCCGCCTCGACGACGCCGCGCTGTTCGGCACGGCGGCCGCCGCGATCGCCGTCACCGGGTCGGGGGCGCGCGGCGCCCCCCTCGACCCGGCCGCCGTCCGGGCCCTGCTCGCCGACCGTGCGGCCGGGGCCTGACGGGCCTCAGCCGAGCAGGAGCAGGACGCCGCCCACCAGCAGGGCCGGCATCGTGGTGATGAGGCTGGCGAGCAGCGCGGAGCGGTGCTCGAGCACGAGCAGGGGGAGCAGGGCGTCGCCGTCCTGGCTGATGGTGTTGGCGACCAGGGTCGGCAGGGGCATGCCGCCGGCGAGGAAGATGCCGGTGAAGACGATCTGGACCGCGCACCCAGGCACGAGGCCCACGAGGGCGCCGACGGCCACGCCGGTGACGCCGAGGAGCGGGAGCTGGGAGCCGTCGAAGCCGGTGAGGTGGTTCAGCAGCGACCAGGAGAGGTAGGCCAGGGCGACCCAGGTGGTGATCAGGGCGACCTCGTGCCCACCGTCGCGTGCGACGGCCCTCAGGGACGTCGGCGGAGCCGCGACGGTCGCCCGGCCGCGGCCCTGGACCAGGGCCACCACGGCGGCAAGGGTGCCGAGGACCCCGAGGGCCAGGTAGGCGGTGCCGGCCGGGGCGAGCTGGAAGGACACCGGCACGGCCACGAGCGCCCCGACGCCGAGGACCACCCAGAGGGTGGTGCACGTGGGGCCGACCCGAGCCGGGTCCGCGCTGCCGACGTACTGGTCGCCGGCGGGCGCCAGCGAGGGTGGCGGTGCGGGCACGACGACGCGGCCACCGACCCCCACCAGCCCGGCGCTGGGCGAGCTCGCGCCGAGGGACTGGGCGTCGACCCGGCGTCGGGGCGTGATGCCGAGCGCGTCGACGACGTACCCGGTGGTGGCACCGGTCAGGAGCAGCAGGGCCTTGAGCTTCAGGGTCAGCACCGGGTCGGCGGCCAGCAGCACCCACGAGGCGTCACCCATGGTCGCCACCAGCGCGGCGACGGCGGCGCCGAAGCCCACCGCGCCCCGGGCGTACAGGCTCATCACGATGATCGCGCCGCCGCAGCCGGGCGGCATGGTGAGCAGGGCGGCGGCCGCCGGGGCGTGGCGGGCGTGGCGGGTCAGCGCGGCGGCGAGCTGGTCGCCCCACCGGTGCTGGGCCCACCCGAACGGGGCGACGAGGAGCGCCACGAAGACCCCGACCTGCATGAACGCATCCGCCAGCGGACGCAGCAGGACCTCGGTCACCGCACGCTCCCCGTCACCTCGTCACCCGTGCCGGCGGATCAGGACGAGGACCCGGAACCGGCCTCGTCGGCCGCGATCAGCTCGACCTCGGCGGTCGCCTGGATCAGCGCGAGCAGCTCGGGGTCGAGGCCCGGGCTGAACTCCTCCCGGCGCTCGGGTGCGATCGTGATCGGCACGCCCTCCGGCATGATCGCCGTGCTCAGCTCGGTGCCGTCGTTGGACGGCGACGCGCCCCGGTAGAGCTTGGCGGCCTGGCTGGTCTGCTCGGGGTTGAAGGTGTACTGGACGCTCTGGAGACCGAGGTCGAGCAGCTTCTTGACCTCGGGGAACTGCTCCGCGTTGGTCTTCGGGATCGGCAGCAGCGGGCCCCAGTTGACCCCGAGCGACTCGAGCGCCTTGGCGTAGGCGTTCTCGTGGGCCTGGTCGCGCACGATCAGGTAGGCGATCGTGGAGCGGGCCGCCTTGTTGGCGGTCATCTCGTAGATCCGGCACTTCTGCAGGCGCCCGGTCGACTCCAGCATGAGGTTGTAGAGCAGGTCGAGCACGAGGTTGCCGCTGTTGTAGACGTAGGAGCCCGACCACGGGTTGCCGGCCGCGTCGACGGGCAGGGCGCCCTGGGCCGCGACGAGGTAGTGGTGGATGTTGCTGGTGTCCAGCGCGATCTTGAGCGGCGTCGCACCCTTGGCGCCGGGCTCGTCGACGGGGTCCTTCTTCTTGCCGTGGTAGTCCGGCGACCCGTCCAGCAGCCGCGCGATCGTCGTCCCGATCAGCTCGACGTGGCTGATCTCCTCGGTCCCGATGCCCTGGAGCAGGTCCTTGTAGGGCTTCGAGCTCGGGTCGCCACGGAAGTTCATCGACTGGAAGAGGTACTGCATCATCGTGCGCATCTCGCCGAACTGGCCGCCGAGACCCTCCTGCAGCGCGTTCGCCGCGGCCGGGTCCGGCTCGTCGATCTGGATCTCGTTGATGAGCTCTTCAACGTGCAGGTACATGGCGCACTCCATCTGTTGGAGTGGCTTGCGCTGCTGAACCACTGACCTCAGCGAACCACGGCTCCCGCGGCGTCCGGTTCATCCCTGGGGCTGTACGGCGGCACCAGGTCGTCGCTGCTGGTGCCCGGGATGCTGCGGACGACGTCCGCCGCCAGCTCGTGCACCTTCACGTTGCTGCTCTGGGACTGCTGCGTGAGCAGCCCGAACGCGGCGTCGGCGGGCACCCGGCCCCGCTCCATCAGGATGCCGAGGGCGAGGTCGATGACCCGGCGGTGGGCCAGCAGCGCGGTGAGGTCGTCGAGGTCGGAGGCCTGGCGACCGAGGTGCATCGCCAGTGCGAAGCCGCCGCTGACCTCCTTGGCGACGAGGTCGGCCGTGGCGCGCTGGTCGGGGGTGATGGCGTCGACCTCGCTGGCGTAGACCTTGAACACGGCGACGCACGTGTCGCCCACCAGGACCGGCACGGAGTAGCAGGACGCCGCTCCCCGGGCCGCGGCCTGCGGCCCGTAGTCGCCCCACCGGTCGTCGCCGGCCAGGTCGGGCGCGTGCAGCGCGACACCCGAGGTCAACGCCGCCAGGCACGGGCCGACCCCGATGCGGAACTGGATGCGGTCGACGTCGGCGGCCAGCGTCGTGCTGGCCGCCAGGGTCCGCGGCCGGCGCCCCTCGGCGGTGCTGACGGCCACGCCGGCGACGTCGCCGAGCCGGTCGTGGATGCCGGTGGCGCTCAGCTCCAGGAAGTCGGTGACCAGTCGCTGGACCGGGCCCTGGAGCGAGGGTGCCCCGCCCGTCACGCCTCCACCCCCGACCGGGGGTCCGGCGTCGCCC
It encodes the following:
- a CDS encoding putative manganese transporter gives rise to the protein MTEVLLRPLADAFMQVGVFVALLVAPFGWAQHRWGDQLAAALTRHARHAPAAAALLTMPPGCGGAIIVMSLYARGAVGFGAAVAALVATMGDASWVLLAADPVLTLKLKALLLLTGATTGYVVDALGITPRRRVDAQSLGASSPSAGLVGVGGRVVVPAPPPSLAPAGDQYVGSADPARVGPTCTTLWVVLGVGALVAVPVSFQLAPAGTAYLALGVLGTLAAVVALVQGRGRATVAAPPTSLRAVARDGGHEVALITTWVALAYLSWSLLNHLTGFDGSQLPLLGVTGVAVGALVGLVPGCAVQIVFTGIFLAGGMPLPTLVANTISQDGDALLPLLVLEHRSALLASLITTMPALLVGGVLLLLG
- a CDS encoding GAF and ANTAR domain-containing protein → MTGGAPSLQGPVQRLVTDFLELSATGIHDRLGDVAGVAVSTAEGRRPRTLAASTTLAADVDRIQFRIGVGPCLAALTSGVALHAPDLAGDDRWGDYGPQAAARGAASCYSVPVLVGDTCVAVFKVYASEVDAITPDQRATADLVAKEVSGGFALAMHLGRQASDLDDLTALLAHRRVIDLALGILMERGRVPADAAFGLLTQQSQSSNVKVHELAADVVRSIPGTSSDDLVPPYSPRDEPDAAGAVVR
- a CDS encoding PfkB family carbohydrate kinase, whose translation is MFVGAVGRDSRGTEALDDLARAGVDTTGVDRVEQPTGTAHVLRDAAGENLIVVVPGANHALSADHVRHALEHLHVEDAVVVSNLEVPDDAVLAAATAAAGRGWRLVLNPGPARVLPPELLALVAVLTPNAEEVLLLGADSVADLLAAGTGAVVVTRGADGVDVHDGERAGGPRRLPALPVDVVDTVGAGDAFTAGLAVALASGARLDDAALFGTAAAAIAVTGSGARGAPLDPAAVRALLADRAAGA
- a CDS encoding manganese catalase family protein, translated to MECAMYLHVEELINEIQIDEPDPAAANALQEGLGGQFGEMRTMMQYLFQSMNFRGDPSSKPYKDLLQGIGTEEISHVELIGTTIARLLDGSPDYHGKKKDPVDEPGAKGATPLKIALDTSNIHHYLVAAQGALPVDAAGNPWSGSYVYNSGNLVLDLLYNLMLESTGRLQKCRIYEMTANKAARSTIAYLIVRDQAHENAYAKALESLGVNWGPLLPIPKTNAEQFPEVKKLLDLGLQSVQYTFNPEQTSQAAKLYRGASPSNDGTELSTAIMPEGVPITIAPERREEFSPGLDPELLALIQATAEVELIAADEAGSGSSS